CTTGCTGAACAGAGAGAGGATGCCAGATCGCAGCCAACGACGCTTACACGTGGTGTCGAGAAACTACTACATGTAAGTCAGTCGTAACAGTAAAGTGTccttaaaattcataaaatttttaagtcagCTGTTTCATAAAATTCATAAGTCAGcctttataattcttaaatcaGCCGTAATATGTAATAACTCGGTCGtttcatatttattcttttttgttAATAGGGTCGTGTAACTACCGCCAGAGAATTGACGGTCCAAAGGATTGATGATCATCACACTGAAGTTAAATATGGATCTTCTAGCGAGTCTTTGAATGTTGTTAATTTGGTAGAGCGAAAGTGCACATGTCGGCGTTTTGAACGCGAGAAATTACTATGTGTACACGCAATCGCAGCTGCAGAGTACAACAATGTTTGTCGTATATCCCTGTGCAGTCCTTACTATAACAGTGAATATTTGGTGAGCGCATACGCTGAATCTATCATGCCGGCTGACTCAGCGCAACCTGTTCCAGAAATCATGGCAAACCAACCGTGCTTGCCCCCGTATATTCGTCAACAACCAGGAAGACCTAAGAAAAATAGGATGAAATCTGCTTTAGAAGTTGCACTTCAAAACAAACGTCCTAGGAAAGAAAACAAATGTTCTCGATGTAGACAAAGTGGCCATAATGCAAAAACTTGTCCAATGTAATCAAGTGTTGtagggattttcatgtttttgaattacgactgagtttttgttttcacttatatatatTACGGCTGGATTAGggattttcatatatttgaattacggctgggtttttgttttcatttatatatattacggCTGGATTagagattttcatgtatttgcATTACGGCTGGGTTTCTGTTTTCAAACGCAACTATTATAATTCCCGCCCAAAATAAGAAACGTCGCGAAGTCAATAAACGGCTGATTAATTGAAAGAATTTGTATTACGGCTGAATAAATAAGGCATTTCTCGAACAATTATATGTTCAACTCTCTATTTTTTACAcaatttctctctctatctaaaTGGAATATTTCTCTCTTCTTGAATTGCCTGAAGAAATTCAGGCGTTGGTCGTTGAACGTGTGGCCCGTAACTCCTTCCAAGATCTCTATGGCCTCAAAGCATCGTCCAAGTCCATGAAAGCGTTAGCAGAGCGGCATGGTGTATACTATTTTTACGATGTTTTATCCGTTCCCTAGGGACTCAATATGCCTTCGCAGTGGTTGAAATCTTGCTACGCTGAGGGAAATCCAAGCACACTTTATATAAAGGGTGTGGTGTACAGTTCTACTTCACATTCGACCTTCAAGAAGAAGGCCTTTCTCTCATGAAGCGTGCAGTAGATGCAGGATATGAGCATGCTGTGTATACACACGCAATTACTCAAGCAATCTTTTTGTGTGATGGGCAGTATTTTCATGGTATTCCAAGAGAATGGGTTCAAAGGATAGGGAAACTAGTGTGATCTGTGAAATGGGGATGGGGTTTGTGGCATTCTGACGAGTTCTGCCAAAATAGGGCGCTGTTCATTTCAAAGTTTGTTCCGTCGTTCTACAGATGCCAATGTGCAACACATGTGTGGCGACAATGTCTCTTCTTGTGGCACCTTGATATGACTAAGGATGACAACATGTGTGAGCGCTGTTTCTGGATCAAATAGATTGGCACGTTTTTACGTGATTTTGAACTGATAAGCGTTATTAGGGACACAAGGAAGTGGTGATGATGTAATCTATCGGTACCTTATCTTTTTAAGTTCTttgctattttctttttaagttcAAATGAATGTAATGAAGGCTTAGttattgtttcttttggctGATTTATTGTTCAATTAGGGCTGCATTATTGTTTTATCACGGCTGATTTATTGTGcattaaacaattaaaaaaaataggttCATTTACGTTCATTGCAAAACGTTCAGATTTCTTAGTTTATGTGCAGACATGTAAAACGTCAATTACAAacgaacagagggagtaataatTAGCCTCGATATTCTCAAATCGTTGGCTGAGTTAAAGTAATAATTAGCCTCGATATTTTAAACACGCGCCACCATTAATCGACAACTCAGTCCAATCAAGCAAGTGGAAACGTCCCATTAATAATGAAAGTGGGTGAGTGATAATCTTCGTTGTGGTATAAACAATGATGAGTTAGCTGAGTTACTTTACACTTTACGGCTAAGTTACTTTATACATTACGGCTGCACGGCTGAGTTACTTTACACTTTACAACTGAGTTACTCTATACATAACGGCTGAGTTTCTAAACAATGTCATCATTTGTTTGCTTCACGACTGAGTTTGTAAACAATGTTATCATTTGTTTGCTTCACGGCTGAGTTTGTAAACAATGTTATCATTTGTCTGCTTCACGGCTGAGATACTTTAATACGTTAAGTCTGAGTTACATAAAACATAGGCTGACTTACAAAACATTACTAAACAAAGTAGTAGTAGTAGCAAAGTAACGACATTCCAACCCCACAAACAAACACATTCCTCAAACACCGACCCTGACTCATacattcttctccttttcccTCAGATGTCGTCTtcattacttcaatctctttctccaACCGAGCAACGCTAAGTCTGAATTCCGAGATGTCTTTGTTCATGCCACTTATCAGTGACTTAATATCCTCAACCTCTTCAACCAAACACTCATCCGCCCATTTGAATAAATATCTCTGTTTTCACAATACAACCAGATCTAAGTACAACGTTACAGAACATGCGAAATAAGAACCAAAACGAACCTTATTATATCCTTTTCCGCGGCAATAGTACAATCTTCCTGGATTTGTAGTGGTTCCAGATGTAGAAATGTAACAGGGTTCACCACACCAACACTGTTTCGGCGTTCCTCTTTCCGCGTTCAAACGGCGTCTGTGAAAATTTCCTGAAACGCAGGATGAAGAAGACATTTTGATTCTCAAAACAATTTCAGAAACAAAATGGAATTACATGGAATTAGGGTGAGAAAGACGACATGATGAAACTGCATTGTTTCCACACGCgccataattaaaataatttttaaatgtgtCGATATTATAAATCCCTCGACACATGCGTCACAGACTGTTAATAATTAGCCTCGATATTAGGTTTGAACCGTATTTTCCACACGCGCCATAATTAATCGACAACTCAGTCGAATCAAGCAAGTGGAAACGTCACATTAGaattgtattatattaacaTTCACAGCCGGGTTTTGCCGTTTTACAATGACagaattatgattaatttatttacggctgagtttCGGTCACTTATGGTTGGGTTTATCGTTAACTAACATTCACAACTGAGTTACCTTATACGTTTTTGCTGAGTTAACTTTAAGTTTTCATTAAGTTAACATTCACACCTGAGTTATTTTATACGTAGAGGCTGAGTTATTATAAAGATACGGCTGAATTAAACAAACACATTATGACTGGGTTATAGTACTTAATATACAAGAAATATGAATTCGACATGTTTACATTCAGGAACCGAAATTATCAGATTCAAAATATAGACAAGACATCACTTTCAGAAACCAAAATTGTCAGGACCAAACTCTTCAAACATGTGGACGAGATCACACTAGACTCTTGTTAACATCCACGGAGGCTTGTCGCCTCCGATTGCCCAAGTTCTCTTCAAATAGCGCATCTAGCAACGAAATAGCGTTCTGGCCACAAGATTAAAATGTGTCCAAACTGTCGAATTATGCCTTCAATCCCATGTGTTTTTGCGCtactaaaaagaaaattacaaaaccaTTGAGAACACACAAGAAAAATAACTCAGCAACGCTATGCTGCCATTTTAAGTGGACAAACTGTTCTTACAGCAAATTGAAGAAACCAGCATTCCTTAAAATGATCGGGAATTGCGCGGTATGTCGGCCAATCATGAACCCAGCCTTCTGCAAGAATCGACGGGATGACGAGAGAGAGATCACTTAAAAATTTGAACCAGATAGTACTGGTTGTGTCAAGTAATTCACCCGGACAAGGGCATAGAAGATGGAGGTTTTCACGATTTGCAGAGCTTAGTATCGCATTGACACTGTTCTCTAACATCGTCGAATAACCAGAAACAATCGTCATAACTTTTGATGAGgataaaatgtttttgtttaggttttttttagagagagaaaggtgtAAGAGAGGAGACAATATATAGAGAGCTACAGAACGTCAAACGTCTCGAGTTAAAATTTCCCAAAAAGTAGTTATTTTTTTCCCGCTAAACGT
This region of Brassica napus cultivar Da-Ae chromosome C5, Da-Ae, whole genome shotgun sequence genomic DNA includes:
- the LOC106417311 gene encoding uncharacterized protein At4g04775-like, yielding MSSSSCVSGNFHRRRLNAERGTPKQCWCGEPCYISTSGTTTNPGRLYYCRGKGYNKRYLFKWADECLVEEVEDIKSLISGMNKDISEFRLSVARLEKEIEVMKTTSEGKGEECMSQGRCLRNVFVCGVGMSLLCYYYYFV